A window from Listeria seeligeri serovar 1/2b str. SLCC3954 encodes these proteins:
- a CDS encoding C39 family peptidase, translating to MRIWIKSLLVITACIFSFTLLNTKYNFYSPSVKLESAKVVYKIDQAPFDVRLDVPLLNQMDAPALFNGCEVTSLAMLLQFSGKNVTKNQLAHELPTTPIEQNSQYGNPDKAFVGSISGANSPGLGVNHAPIAKLATKYIDKAHVHDITGSELKDIITVLSTGAPVWIITTTDYQAPKNWQTVTTKEGKKKITYSMHSVVITGYDKENFYINDPYGHKNRAVKKSILEEGWTAMGKQAIYLSHP from the coding sequence ATGCGAATTTGGATAAAATCGCTACTTGTAATTACAGCATGTATTTTTAGCTTCACCCTTCTAAATACAAAATACAACTTTTATTCGCCTAGCGTGAAACTCGAAAGCGCCAAAGTAGTTTATAAAATTGATCAAGCACCTTTCGACGTTCGACTTGATGTACCACTTCTTAACCAAATGGACGCACCAGCACTTTTCAACGGATGTGAAGTCACAAGTTTGGCCATGCTGTTGCAATTTTCTGGTAAAAATGTAACTAAAAATCAACTCGCCCATGAACTGCCAACAACTCCAATTGAGCAAAACAGCCAATACGGAAATCCGGATAAAGCTTTTGTCGGAAGCATTAGTGGCGCGAATAGCCCAGGCCTTGGCGTGAATCATGCACCAATCGCCAAGCTAGCAACGAAATACATTGATAAAGCCCATGTTCATGATATTACCGGAAGCGAACTGAAAGATATAATTACTGTTCTTAGCACGGGTGCTCCTGTCTGGATTATCACAACAACAGATTATCAAGCACCAAAAAATTGGCAAACCGTCACAACGAAAGAGGGCAAAAAGAAAATTACTTATTCCATGCACAGTGTCGTCATTACCGGCTACGACAAAGAAAATTTCTACATCAACGACCCATACGGACATAAAAACCGTGCCGTGAAAAAAAGCATACTGGAAGAAGGCTGGACTGCAATGGGTAAGCAAGCTATTTATCTAAGTCACCCATAA
- a CDS encoding GIY-YIG nuclease family protein produces MNKNNRKELIRAYKEKAPDAGVYRFISRESGKFLIDNTMDLKGIANKLAFGVKIGAGNMLPPEMAKEAKQYGIETIDFEILEKVDIKPEMTKEDIKEENDVLLSLWLEREDI; encoded by the coding sequence TTGAACAAAAATAACCGCAAAGAACTTATTCGGGCATACAAAGAAAAAGCGCCTGACGCAGGAGTATATCGCTTCATCAGCCGAGAAAGCGGGAAGTTTCTCATTGATAACACCATGGATTTAAAAGGAATCGCAAACAAGCTAGCTTTCGGAGTGAAAATTGGCGCCGGAAATATGCTTCCCCCTGAAATGGCAAAAGAAGCAAAACAATACGGAATTGAAACAATTGATTTTGAAATACTAGAAAAAGTAGACATCAAGCCTGAAATGACAAAAGAAGATATTAAAGAAGAAAATGATGTCCTTTTGAGCTTATGGTTGGAACGAGAAGACATTTGA
- a CDS encoding LPXTG cell wall anchor domain-containing protein, with product MVFSKKMISSIIVIISLGYAYFQFEAVRAVQNTASATLLPTTGDKISIWPIVVGVFLVLVAIVLFLKKKI from the coding sequence ATGGTTTTTTCAAAAAAAATGATTTCTAGTATTATCGTGATTATTTCTCTTGGGTATGCTTATTTCCAATTTGAGGCAGTGCGAGCAGTTCAGAATACAGCTAGCGCCACGCTTCTTCCAACTACAGGCGATAAAATTTCAATTTGGCCGATAGTTGTTGGTGTTTTTCTTGTTTTAGTAGCCATTGTGTTATTTCTTAAGAAAAAGATTTAA
- a CDS encoding MucBP domain-containing protein, producing MKKSFIFLLILATCFSFHLNTSMAFDGENTISTNEKIDVVTEADLGGQGWLINEVNRQLSPKKVGTDLTFEDLAKITRIILPNKNLTGEVPPEIKNLVSLQDLLLYSNKLTGTIPAELGELKKLKTLRLDYNQLTGTVPEGLGNISFIQLQMNKLVGQLPLSLYENRTGSNEVNVSGNQVTIDGTTNVPSVYSAYTFVYPYPYSEYSGKIKALHPYIYNLDNSMNFTPFLKGSATFIDLQAANMFDSALFAGHHVTITDEGNLKVLYDGELTEDVSIPLSGWNSGSHRLSVVLDKAFNNPQNKVEILLNLLAVQGEDVTVEYVNENGESIHASQLISGNVGDEYDATIEEYKLAIDKYTLDESKLPANAVGTFSNEAKTVTYVYNKIDGAPITVKYLDENGTEIAEADTLTGKIDAPYETTPKEISGWVVDENKLPTNKTGDFTADSQNVTYTYKTNQTKITAHDSTIYVDDAWNAKDNFDTAYDKYGNEVPFDKVSAEGTVNTSKPGVYSVKYIYDGAETVIKVTVKAKDVPVEPTNLIDPTNPVEPAHSPAVTPSQSSNSAVKLISVPSERGEWKLPTTGDDRFDSILYIGAGIAVIFAAISLLRKRKIHL from the coding sequence ATGAAAAAAAGCTTTATCTTTCTTCTAATATTAGCTACTTGCTTTAGTTTTCACCTGAATACTAGCATGGCTTTTGATGGAGAAAATACCATATCAACTAATGAAAAAATAGATGTGGTAACAGAGGCTGACTTGGGTGGGCAAGGCTGGCTTATAAATGAAGTAAATCGACAACTTTCACCAAAAAAAGTGGGAACAGACTTAACGTTTGAAGATCTTGCTAAAATAACAAGAATCATTTTGCCGAATAAAAATCTCACTGGAGAGGTTCCACCAGAAATCAAAAATTTAGTCTCACTACAGGACTTGCTTTTATATAGTAATAAATTGACGGGGACTATCCCGGCGGAACTCGGGGAGCTAAAAAAACTTAAAACACTTCGATTAGATTATAATCAACTAACAGGAACCGTTCCAGAAGGGCTTGGGAATATTAGTTTCATTCAACTACAAATGAATAAACTTGTTGGACAATTACCTCTAAGTTTATATGAAAACAGAACAGGATCAAATGAGGTCAATGTTTCTGGAAATCAAGTAACCATTGACGGAACAACAAATGTACCAAGCGTTTATTCTGCTTATACTTTTGTTTATCCATACCCATACTCTGAATATAGCGGGAAAATAAAAGCCCTTCACCCTTATATTTATAATTTGGATAATAGCATGAATTTTACTCCATTCTTAAAGGGCAGTGCGACTTTTATTGATTTACAGGCGGCAAATATGTTTGATTCTGCTCTATTTGCTGGACATCATGTGACAATTACAGATGAGGGGAATTTGAAAGTACTATACGACGGAGAACTTACAGAAGATGTTAGTATTCCGCTTTCTGGTTGGAATTCGGGTTCTCATAGACTTAGCGTTGTACTTGATAAAGCATTTAATAATCCTCAAAATAAAGTGGAAATCTTGTTAAATCTTTTAGCCGTGCAAGGGGAAGATGTCACAGTTGAATATGTGAACGAAAATGGAGAATCGATTCATGCTTCCCAATTAATCAGTGGAAACGTTGGGGATGAATATGATGCAACAATAGAAGAATATAAATTAGCAATTGATAAATACACACTAGATGAGTCTAAATTACCTGCCAATGCTGTTGGAACTTTTTCTAATGAAGCGAAAACGGTGACCTATGTATATAACAAAATAGACGGAGCGCCAATAACTGTAAAATATCTTGATGAAAATGGAACGGAGATAGCAGAAGCAGATACATTAACTGGAAAAATAGATGCTCCTTATGAAACAACACCAAAAGAAATTTCTGGTTGGGTTGTAGATGAAAACAAACTTCCAACGAATAAAACAGGGGATTTTACAGCAGATAGTCAAAATGTCACTTATACGTACAAAACCAATCAAACAAAAATAACCGCACATGATTCTACTATATACGTAGACGATGCTTGGAATGCGAAAGACAATTTCGACACAGCTTATGATAAATATGGCAATGAAGTACCATTTGACAAGGTTAGCGCAGAAGGAACAGTAAATACCTCCAAACCGGGCGTTTACTCTGTGAAATATATTTATGATGGAGCAGAAACAGTAATTAAAGTCACTGTGAAAGCGAAAGATGTTCCAGTTGAACCAACAAACCTGATTGACCCAACAAATCCGGTTGAGCCAGCGCATTCTCCAGCAGTCACTCCAAGTCAATCGTCCAATTCAGCAGTAAAATTAATCTCTGTTCCAAGTGAGCGAGGAGAGTGGAAGCTTCCGACAACAGGCGATGATAGGTTTGATAGCATTCTCTATATTGGAGCAGGCATAGCGGTCATTTTCGCAGCGATTAGTTTACTGAGAAAAAGAAAAATTCATTTATAA
- a CDS encoding DUF6530 family protein has product MKIPTTLKHKPVIVVENYEEVDGKNAYDSDAKGLSLGLAQWNDRGKVDISAKVWRHTGDKWSRQSEELPLHRVLDLAILIARTKVHFKDAYRLPDFYDKENPTLDRIGMQGDAMTISVCEENEYINEDIALFEQALKNDDELLSERLRTLSKLLQEAGY; this is encoded by the coding sequence ATGAAGATTCCAACTACCTTAAAACATAAACCAGTTATTGTTGTTGAAAATTACGAAGAAGTGGACGGGAAGAATGCTTACGACTCCGATGCTAAAGGACTTTCACTTGGACTCGCACAATGGAATGATCGTGGCAAAGTAGATATCTCTGCAAAAGTTTGGCGTCATACCGGCGATAAATGGTCCAGACAGTCCGAGGAATTACCACTGCATCGCGTACTTGATCTGGCTATCCTAATTGCTAGAACAAAAGTACATTTTAAAGATGCCTACCGTTTACCTGATTTTTATGATAAAGAAAATCCAACACTTGACCGAATTGGGATGCAAGGAGATGCAATGACCATTTCCGTTTGTGAAGAGAATGAATACATCAATGAAGATATTGCGCTATTTGAACAAGCATTAAAAAATGATGACGAGCTTCTTAGTGAACGCCTCCGCACACTTAGCAAACTTTTACAAGAAGCCGGCTATTAA
- a CDS encoding DUF4064 domain-containing protein: protein MNPRKTEFVLTLIAGITGVIAGFTGIMGGGLMTAALSSSELTSEAGIYGSDVDAIVSASGIMVVVASFALIIGVVLFVFAFLIKKNAKVFGILTLILGVVGFFLVGLLWIVPGILAIIAGIMCLARKVPDFY from the coding sequence ATGAATCCAAGAAAAACAGAATTTGTTTTGACTTTAATAGCAGGAATTACTGGTGTGATTGCAGGCTTTACAGGGATTATGGGCGGTGGACTTATGACTGCAGCACTTAGTTCTTCTGAATTGACTTCAGAAGCTGGTATATATGGTTCTGATGTAGACGCCATCGTTAGTGCTAGTGGGATAATGGTTGTTGTTGCTAGTTTTGCACTTATTATTGGAGTGGTATTATTTGTTTTTGCATTTCTAATTAAGAAAAATGCAAAAGTTTTCGGTATCTTAACGCTTATATTAGGCGTAGTCGGTTTCTTCTTAGTCGGTTTACTCTGGATTGTCCCAGGTATACTTGCAATTATCGCAGGTATTATGTGCTTAGCAAGAAAAGTACCAGACTTTTATTAA
- a CDS encoding LapB repeat-containing protein has product MWKKVGLVILSFSLCLPTVIASAEEPTKTQMIVNAENFPEGKTYAEFFPDQNLAIRVAALNGKQTTDIVTKTDLDSITELDVTSAGISSISGLEYMENLTGIDFTYCSVTDLTPLTNLTKLTYVDFDGNNNIVNLEPLAGLTNLETLNLGAFDGNSVVDISPLANLTNLKALDLEGNNIVDVSPLSGLTNLESLDIYNNEISDISALSSLTKLNSLFIGANTISDLTPLTSMQNLTILESRGNGLVNKDLEIINSLSSLKTLRMQDNDITDLSFFNTCSSTSLNMVDFGGNHISDIRPIMTYRNGHRNLSTYDVTSQVITLPTIETKENAITIENKIFDINGSLLAPKSIDNKGTYTAPNVTWGNLTANPSKVSYTFNNGGRFSGTVNQPINYLAPELTFDSEITYTVNTLKDEATFLSDVSAETDDNAEIDSNFESKVRMNTVGDYSVSIWSSNTHTDSQGTITVHVVAAPTLPTITADPEITYDEGTVKNEAEFLNDVSATTEEDATITSDFDQAVNLDVPGDYEVTLTSTNAVGYVTTKVIVHVVAVPALPTITANPEVTYDEETVKTEAEFLNDVSATTEEDATITSDFDQAVNLDVPGDYEVTLTSTNAVGYVTTKVIVHVVAVPALPTITADKEITYETGTEKSEAQFFSDVSAKTEEDAVITSDFDQVVNLDVPGDYEVTLTSTNAAGLTSMKVIVHVVENTTPVDPKTPDDPKTPANPKKPVDPLEPVNPVDTKNPTYSINSEGSKTTNKKATTQGSEKTLPKTGDSSSYWVLLGLLCVGIAGFTLNKKRI; this is encoded by the coding sequence ATGTGGAAAAAAGTAGGATTAGTAATATTGAGTTTTTCATTATGTTTACCAACCGTTATAGCATCTGCTGAAGAACCGACTAAAACGCAAATGATAGTAAATGCAGAGAACTTTCCAGAAGGGAAGACATATGCCGAGTTTTTCCCAGATCAAAACTTAGCTATTAGAGTAGCTGCATTAAATGGAAAACAAACAACAGATATCGTCACGAAGACGGATTTAGATAGTATTACTGAACTTGATGTTACTTCTGCAGGGATTAGTAGTATTTCTGGCCTTGAATATATGGAAAATCTAACAGGAATTGATTTTACTTATTGTAGTGTTACGGATTTAACTCCATTAACAAATTTGACAAAATTAACTTATGTTGATTTTGACGGAAATAATAATATTGTAAATTTAGAGCCGTTAGCTGGTTTAACTAATTTAGAAACATTAAATTTAGGTGCTTTTGACGGGAATAGCGTGGTTGATATAAGCCCGTTAGCTAATCTAACAAACTTAAAAGCGCTTGATTTAGAAGGAAATAATATTGTTGATGTTAGCCCGCTCAGTGGACTTACTAACCTAGAAAGTTTAGATATTTATAATAACGAAATTAGTGACATTAGTGCTTTAAGTTCACTAACAAAGTTAAATTCACTTTTTATAGGTGCCAATACGATAAGCGATTTAACTCCTTTAACTTCCATGCAAAATTTGACAATACTGGAATCAAGGGGTAATGGTTTAGTGAATAAAGACTTAGAGATAATCAACTCTTTATCAAGTTTAAAAACACTAAGAATGCAAGATAATGACATCACTGACTTATCTTTTTTCAATACGTGTTCTTCTACTAGTTTGAACATGGTGGATTTTGGTGGTAATCATATAAGTGATATTCGACCAATAATGACTTACAGAAACGGCCATCGAAATTTGTCTACTTATGATGTCACTTCACAAGTGATTACTTTACCTACCATTGAAACTAAAGAAAATGCTATTACGATAGAAAATAAGATTTTTGATATAAATGGCAGTTTGCTAGCACCTAAGTCAATCGATAATAAAGGGACTTATACAGCACCGAATGTGACTTGGGGTAACTTAACTGCTAATCCAAGTAAAGTTTCTTACACATTTAATAATGGCGGAAGATTCTCTGGAACGGTAAATCAACCAATTAATTATTTGGCGCCTGAACTTACTTTTGATTCAGAGATAACGTATACCGTGAATACACTGAAAGATGAAGCAACATTTTTGTCAGATGTTTCCGCTGAGACAGATGATAATGCAGAAATTGACTCAAATTTCGAAAGTAAGGTAAGAATGAATACTGTTGGTGATTACAGTGTCTCTATTTGGAGTTCCAATACACATACAGATTCACAAGGAACAATAACCGTTCATGTTGTAGCAGCGCCAACATTACCGACCATCACGGCGGACCCAGAAATAACGTATGATGAGGGAACTGTAAAAAACGAAGCGGAATTTTTAAATGATGTATCTGCTACAACTGAAGAAGATGCAACAATAACAAGCGATTTTGACCAAGCTGTTAATTTAGACGTACCGGGAGATTATGAAGTAACGCTGACTTCAACAAATGCAGTGGGTTACGTAACAACGAAGGTTATTGTCCATGTGGTAGCCGTACCAGCTTTACCAACCATTACAGCGAATCCGGAAGTAACGTATGATGAGGAAACTGTAAAAACCGAAGCGGAATTTTTAAATGATGTATCTGCTACAACTGAAGAAGATGCAACAATAACAAGCGATTTTGACCAAGCTGTTAATTTAGATGTACCGGGAGATTATGAAGTAACGCTGACTTCAACAAATGCAGTGGGTTACGTAACAACGAAGGTTATTGTCCATGTAGTAGCCGTACCAGCCTTACCAACCATCACAGCAGACAAAGAAATAACATATGAAACAGGAACAGAGAAATCTGAAGCCCAATTTTTTAGTGATGTCTCTGCAAAAACGGAAGAAGATGCAGTGATAACAAGTGATTTTGATCAAGTAGTAAACTTGGACGTACCAGGTGATTATGAAGTGACACTTACTTCAACGAATGCCGCCGGATTAACATCAATGAAGGTCATTGTCCATGTAGTGGAAAACACCACACCAGTTGATCCTAAAACACCAGATGACCCAAAAACACCAGCTAATCCCAAAAAACCGGTAGATCCTTTAGAACCAGTCAATCCAGTGGACACCAAGAACCCAACATACTCTATAAATTCTGAGGGTTCCAAAACAACGAATAAAAAAGCTACTACTCAAGGTTCCGAAAAAACACTTCCGAAAACAGGTGATAGCTCCTCTTATTGGGTGTTGCTTGGATTATTATGTGTCGGCATCGCAGGTTTTACTTTGAATAAAAAACGTATTTAA
- the glmS gene encoding glutamine--fructose-6-phosphate transaminase (isomerizing): MCGIVGYIGENNAKNILLEGLEKLEYRGYDSAGIALQNNEVVTVVKEKGRIADLASLVPTDAFGTTGIGHTRWATHGKPNHENAHPHQSKTARFTIVHNGVIENYTLLKEEYLKDHTFISDTDTEVIVQLIELFAENLSTKEAFKKALSLLHGSYAICLIDQADSETLYAAKNKSPLLIGKGNGFNVIASDAMAVLKQTDQFVEIMDKELVILTKDAFRLETLEGEEVVRESYTAELDASDIEKGTYPHYMLKEIDEQPAVTRKIIQAYQNEAGEINVNQTIIDEILASDRIHIIACGTSYHAGLVGKNLIEKMAEIPVEVHVSSEFGYNLPLMSKKPLFIFITQSGETADSRQCLVKVKELGYRTLTLTNVPGSTLDREADHSMYLYAGPEIAVASTKAYTAQISVLAVLAVSLGRAIGNEEAKKINLAAELGIVANAMEAMVSSKEVIEHIAGEFLATSRNAFFLGRNIDYFVAMEAALKLKEISYIQAEGFASGELKHGTIALIEDGTPVLALITQESINWNIRGNVNEVLARGANTCIFAMENVAQPGDRFLIPQVHPLLTPLASVIPCQLLAYYAALHRDCDVDKPRNLAKSVTVE; encoded by the coding sequence ATGTGTGGAATCGTTGGATATATTGGAGAAAATAATGCAAAGAACATTTTACTAGAAGGACTTGAAAAATTAGAATATCGTGGCTATGATTCAGCCGGTATCGCTTTACAAAATAATGAAGTAGTCACAGTTGTTAAAGAAAAGGGCAGAATTGCGGACCTAGCAAGTTTGGTACCAACAGATGCATTTGGAACAACCGGAATTGGCCACACACGCTGGGCAACTCACGGTAAACCAAACCACGAAAACGCGCATCCGCACCAAAGCAAAACAGCTCGTTTTACAATCGTTCATAATGGCGTCATCGAAAATTACACCTTGCTAAAAGAAGAATATTTAAAAGATCATACATTCATCAGTGATACAGATACAGAGGTAATCGTTCAACTTATCGAACTCTTTGCGGAAAATCTTTCTACAAAAGAAGCATTTAAAAAAGCTTTATCGCTACTTCACGGTTCGTATGCAATTTGCTTAATTGATCAAGCCGACAGCGAAACTCTTTACGCAGCAAAAAACAAAAGTCCGCTATTAATTGGAAAAGGGAATGGTTTCAATGTAATCGCTAGTGACGCAATGGCTGTTTTAAAACAAACCGATCAATTTGTAGAAATTATGGATAAAGAATTAGTAATTTTGACAAAAGATGCTTTCCGTCTTGAAACACTAGAAGGTGAAGAAGTAGTTCGCGAAAGCTATACTGCTGAACTTGACGCATCTGATATCGAAAAAGGCACATATCCGCACTACATGTTAAAAGAAATAGATGAACAACCAGCTGTTACTCGAAAAATCATCCAAGCTTACCAAAATGAAGCTGGTGAAATCAATGTAAACCAAACCATTATTGATGAAATTTTAGCGTCTGATCGTATTCATATCATCGCCTGCGGAACGAGTTACCATGCGGGATTGGTTGGGAAAAATCTTATCGAAAAAATGGCTGAAATCCCAGTCGAAGTGCATGTTTCTAGTGAGTTCGGTTATAATTTACCATTAATGTCTAAAAAACCATTATTTATTTTTATCACCCAAAGTGGCGAAACTGCGGATAGCCGTCAATGCCTAGTGAAAGTTAAAGAACTTGGTTACCGGACTCTAACTTTGACGAACGTTCCTGGCTCTACACTTGACCGTGAAGCTGATCATTCGATGTATCTTTATGCAGGTCCAGAAATCGCAGTCGCTTCTACAAAAGCATATACAGCACAAATTTCTGTATTAGCTGTTTTAGCAGTATCGCTTGGACGTGCAATTGGAAATGAAGAAGCTAAAAAAATCAATCTAGCAGCTGAACTTGGAATTGTAGCAAATGCAATGGAAGCAATGGTTTCGAGTAAAGAAGTTATCGAACATATTGCTGGTGAATTCTTGGCAACTTCACGCAATGCCTTTTTCCTAGGTCGGAATATTGATTATTTCGTAGCGATGGAAGCCGCACTTAAATTAAAAGAAATCTCTTATATTCAAGCGGAAGGTTTTGCGAGCGGAGAACTAAAACATGGAACAATCGCGCTTATTGAAGACGGTACGCCAGTTTTAGCACTTATCACGCAAGAATCAATCAACTGGAATATTCGTGGTAATGTGAATGAAGTTTTAGCTCGTGGTGCAAATACTTGTATCTTCGCAATGGAAAATGTGGCTCAACCAGGTGACCGCTTCTTAATTCCACAAGTACATCCACTGTTAACTCCACTAGCAAGCGTTATCCCGTGTCAATTGCTCGCTTATTATGCAGCACTTCACCGTGATTGTGACGTGGATAAACCAAGAAACTTAGCGAAAAGTGTTACGGTAGAATAG
- a CDS encoding FAD synthetase family protein: MEVSHVTLEPNKDSRPAVLTIGKFDGVHIGHQKILNTALSLKKSDEILTAISFSPHPLWALKQIEIYREMLTPRMEKERWLAHFGVDYLIETAFTPRYAETTPEQFVTNHLSNLNLSHIVVGSEFNFGKGRDSDVELLRDLCAPYNIGVTSVPVIETNQTKISSTNIRAFIRRGHFQEAEELLGHPWYISGMVENGEMIDLDDYVLPATGEYQTDTGLIKITNRRTIKVDLPNGLHQIHINNKLS, translated from the coding sequence ATGGAAGTATCACACGTAACGCTTGAACCAAATAAAGATAGCCGCCCAGCAGTCTTAACAATCGGCAAATTTGATGGAGTACATATCGGTCACCAAAAGATTTTAAATACAGCATTATCACTAAAAAAATCAGATGAAATATTAACAGCTATCAGTTTCAGTCCGCATCCACTTTGGGCTTTAAAACAAATTGAGATATATCGTGAAATGTTAACACCACGCATGGAAAAAGAACGTTGGCTTGCACATTTCGGCGTAGATTACCTTATTGAAACAGCCTTCACACCAAGATATGCAGAAACAACACCAGAACAATTTGTAACAAATCATTTGAGCAATTTAAACTTGTCTCATATTGTCGTTGGTTCTGAATTTAATTTTGGTAAAGGACGCGACTCTGATGTAGAATTGCTTCGGGACCTTTGTGCTCCCTATAACATCGGTGTCACATCCGTCCCAGTTATCGAAACAAATCAAACAAAAATTAGCTCTACTAATATTCGTGCTTTTATTCGGCGTGGTCATTTTCAAGAAGCAGAAGAGTTACTTGGACATCCTTGGTATATTTCTGGAATGGTTGAGAATGGCGAAATGATAGATCTAGACGATTACGTACTCCCAGCAACGGGTGAATACCAAACCGACACGGGATTAATAAAGATTACAAACCGCCGGACGATTAAAGTAGATTTACCAAACGGACTCCATCAAATACATATAAATAATAAACTTTCCTAG